Proteins from one Methanococcus maripaludis C5 genomic window:
- a CDS encoding methanogenesis marker 7 protein: protein MYEIIRYEGGVYKNNILKEWIEDVGGFVIQEHVMQLDVYMTIAIPHNEIENFKEEAKSYKGKIVETPLAGIEIAIVSPSLSRHHLPHIACDVSEYVRKFGAKPNMIGLAHGAGKSISQITEREKRLIQEHDIAIYVMGNFESCILDKTHLFKIDLPLVVTGGPETLDIPYTYVGDLGRRAQRLRKGEEIRALRRMIDEVTKKINDKRLELSYDPPIIPPVVLKDEIEKRIDEVRGLLAPMPIVTQLDGLRIKMDYDRSHEEIENVKIGKYLLKDIAYITRSEMKNYILIKLKSTSEVKTAEQNA, encoded by the coding sequence ATGTATGAGATAATCAGATATGAAGGGGGAGTCTACAAAAACAATATTTTGAAGGAATGGATTGAAGACGTTGGCGGATTTGTAATCCAGGAGCACGTAATGCAGCTCGATGTCTACATGACGATTGCAATTCCCCACAACGAAATCGAAAATTTCAAGGAAGAGGCAAAAAGCTACAAGGGAAAAATAGTAGAAACCCCTCTTGCAGGAATTGAAATTGCGATAGTATCTCCAAGTCTTTCAAGACACCACTTACCCCACATTGCATGCGATGTTTCTGAATATGTCAGGAAATTTGGTGCAAAACCAAATATGATCGGGCTTGCACACGGGGCTGGAAAAAGCATAAGCCAGATCACTGAAAGGGAAAAACGGCTTATTCAAGAGCACGACATCGCAATTTATGTTATGGGAAACTTTGAATCCTGTATTTTAGATAAAACCCACCTTTTTAAAATCGACCTTCCTCTCGTTGTAACTGGGGGCCCTGAAACTCTCGATATTCCATACACCTACGTTGGAGACCTTGGAAGACGAGCGCAGAGACTTAGAAAAGGGGAAGAAATAAGGGCACTAAGACGAATGATTGATGAAGTTACCAAAAAAATAAACGATAAAAGATTAGAACTTTCATACGATCCTCCGATTATTCCGCCAGTAGTTTTAAAAGACGAAATCGAAAAAAGAATAGATGAAGTTCGTGGACTTCTTGCTCCGATGCCGATTGTAACTCAGCTCGATGGTTTAAGGATCAAAATGGATTACGATAGAAGCCACGAAGAGATCGAAAATGTTAAGATTGGTAAGTACCTTTTAAAAGACATCGCATACATCACAAGGTCTGAGATGAAAAATTATATACTCATCAAGTTAAAATCAACATCAGAAGTTAAAACTGCTGAACAAAACGCTTAA
- a CDS encoding CBS domain-containing protein, producing MLFRKLSTIERVYNIGMEHDSINYVFKYITNFIKESESDLVRLYDLKVLDKIVVNDIMTKDLVTLNEDESIDELGALIKKYRHMGYPVLNSKKELVGIATFEDLRTKKSSMSKLKKLKIKDIMTKKEELVSSSPYLSASEAQKIMVKNDIGRILVIEDGNLKGIVTKGDIVRTSEIYSPEPKINKCSHITNIYFYGDDPKKVEELADEIIVLMGARGHIISEKEDFIEISDREWEPIAKIMKRQGKVDHLSINTKLINLLELNIIKEVLKLIEKPKFEEIIITDHITLVDEKSSIQRIITDVTLFEKSMKTFGTITVRIDF from the coding sequence ATGTTATTCAGGAAGCTTTCAACGATAGAAAGAGTATACAACATTGGAATGGAGCACGATTCAATAAATTACGTATTTAAGTACATAACTAACTTTATCAAGGAATCAGAAAGCGATCTTGTAAGGCTTTACGATTTAAAGGTTCTCGACAAGATTGTTGTAAATGACATAATGACAAAAGATCTCGTTACTCTTAATGAAGACGAATCAATCGATGAACTCGGGGCGCTTATAAAAAAATACAGGCATATGGGGTATCCAGTATTAAATTCAAAAAAAGAGCTTGTTGGAATTGCTACATTTGAAGATTTAAGAACTAAAAAATCATCGATGTCAAAATTAAAGAAATTAAAAATAAAAGACATAATGACTAAAAAGGAAGAACTTGTATCAAGTTCACCTTACCTGTCAGCTTCAGAAGCTCAGAAAATAATGGTAAAGAATGATATTGGAAGAATTCTTGTTATTGAAGATGGAAACCTTAAAGGGATCGTTACTAAAGGGGACATCGTAAGAACTTCTGAAATATACAGTCCTGAACCAAAAATAAACAAATGCAGTCACATAACAAACATCTACTTCTACGGGGACGACCCTAAAAAAGTTGAAGAACTCGCAGACGAAATAATTGTTTTAATGGGTGCGAGAGGCCACATAATAAGTGAAAAAGAAGATTTCATCGAAATTTCAGATAGAGAATGGGAGCCAATTGCAAAAATAATGAAAAGACAGGGTAAAGTTGACCACCTTTCGATAAACACGAAACTTATAAACCTTCTCGAATTAAATATTATAAAAGAAGTACTGAAATTAATCGAAAAACCTAAATTCGAAGAAATAATCATAACTGATCACATTACGCTCGTAGATGAGAAATCATCGATTCAAAGGATAATTACGGATGTAACGTTATTTGAAAAGAGCATGAAGACTTTTGGAACTATTACTGTTAGGATTGATTTCTAA